GGTTTTCCGCCGCCGATGAGCGTGGCCAGGCTCCCGATGGATTCACCGTAGGCCTGGTTGTCGGTGACCGGCTCCGTAAGGACCACCTTGGAAAGAAAGGCGAAATTGGTGTTGTTCGATTTGTTGCGAAGATAGGCGTGCCCGTTCACACAAACGAAACTGGCATAGTTTTCCAGGGAAACGAAACCGCCCAGATTGGTGCAGAAGGTACGGGTCTGGTCGTCATATTTGGTGGTCTGGATGAAAAAAGTCGGATCGTAGATCACCTCACACAAATCCTGCATGATGTCGTTGTGGACCTCGACCCGCACCCCCACCTCGATGCCCCGCTGTTCGACGCCCAGACCGTTTCGGGCGGCCAGGCTGCCGACCCAGTCGGCCCCCACCCTGCCCGGGGCCAGAATCACGTTTTTGGCCCCATAGGAGCCCTTGCTGGTAACGACGCCGGCCACGCGCCCCTTTTTGACGATCACGTCCTTCACCTCCTCGGAGGTGTGGACCGTGACGCCCTTTGACCGGATGTGTTTGGCCAGTCCTTCGATGTGGCCGGGAAGGCAGTCGCTCCCCAGATGCTTCTGCTTGATGATCAAGAGGTCGATGCCGTACCGTTTGGCATTTTTACGGATGTTCTTTGCCGCTTCCATGTCGGTGGGATAGATCGGCCCGTCCATGCCGAACCGGTTGAAAATCGCCTCCGTCTCGTCGATCAGTGCCTCGGCTTGGCGCTGCGGCATGAACTGGGTCAGATCGGTCTTGCCCAATTTGTGAATGTAGTTCAGCTTGCCGTCCGAAAACAGCCCGGCCCCGCCGATGCCGCAGAGGATGTTGCAGGGGCTGCATTTGACGCACGACTGGTCGTCCTTTATGGGGCACACCCGCCGTGTGGCGCCTTTGCCCTTCTCGACGAGCAGCACGCTGAGGTCGGACTGCTCGCTCAGGTAGTAGGCTGCAAAAAGGCCGGCAGGCCCTCCGCCCACGATGATGACGTCATAGGTTTTTTGGGGGGATTTTTTTCCGGCCATTTTTTTACCCCTACTGCATCAGAAGCACACAATCACATGAAACGCCCGGTTCGGTAAAAAAGCGTTTCACTTCTTTATGGTTGAGATGCATCAAAATTTTCCATCAGCGAACTTGCAAACTTGATGGTCACTTCTCTTGAGCTGGGGGTGAATGTGTATCCGTCCTTTTCCGGCTTCACCGTGTACGTCCCGTTGGGAACATCCGAGAAGGAATATGCTCCCAAAGAATCGGTTACACACGACCGGCCCCCGGGAATTAGAATGACGTCCACCCCTTGGAAAGAGCCATTGTCTTTGAGTATGACGCCCTCGATATGATAGTGCATCTCGCTGAATTCGGGAATTAAATCGATACGGTAATCTTGTTGACCTGACTGCCCGAAATTCTCCGACGCCCAAAAATCCTCGTCTTGGTCGTTGGCGACTTTGTGCAGGACGAAATAGAAGGTGCCGTCTCCTTCGGGGACTTCGATGACGGTATCGAAGGCCCATGTATTGTCCGACGTCCAGAAGCCTTCTGAGATGTCATGTTCTCTGGTCACGCTGACGGTCCTGGTCGTATCGTTCGTCACGGCCTCGATGCGGTAATAGCGTTGATCGTCGTCATACACCCGGTCCAGATAGTGGGCCGACACATGGATATCCACCGAAACGTTGGGGACGTCGGCACCCCCGCCGCCCCCGCCCGAGCATCCTGCGAAAACCAGGAGGAAAACGGCCAGTAACGGGTTGAAAAAGCGTCCGCAACCCATCTGCCCCGCAGGTAACTCTATTGCCATTAAACATCCTTTTGCATCCGATCCGGTATCGTGCCGTGTTCCGGAAATGCGTTCCGCATGCTGCGTTTTTCCCGCAGTGTCAATGACGGGAGGCCGGGAAGCCCGAGCACCACCCCCGGAAAGTCCGGCGTGGTCCTTCCCAGGAAAGGTTTATTGGTTCAGCATACAGGATCGAGCGTCATTTTTAAACATATAATTTACATACATTTCACGACAAACCGGGTGCGCTGGAGGAGCAATTCTGGTATGGTCCGTCTCAATTGTCCGAAAAGCGCCTGGTCGACATGGGCTGAAGCTTGTCACTGCCCATGAAATTGGATGCACGCTCACGAATCCCAAAGGAAGTCAAATGGAAAAAGGTTCGACTCTCCCGGTGGCAGGTTTCCCCGGGCTGCGGTGGCAGATGCCGGCGGTATTAATGCTCACGGTCCTGGTCTCATATCTCGACCGCATGAACATCACCTATGCCATCGCCAAAATAGGGGCCGAGTACGGCTGGACAACCAAGGAAATAGGCAGCTATGGCGGCCTCTTGATGAGCATCTTCTACGTGGGATACGGGCTGGCCAACATACTGCTGAGTCCTCTGGGCGCCAGGTTCGGCCCCCGGAAAAGCCTGATGGTCATCATCGTTCTGTTTTCCTTTTTCACGACGTTGAGCGCACCGGTCGCCATGATGTTCACCGCTTTCATCATCGTGCGCATCTTCCTCGGCTTTGCCGAAGGCATCCACTTTCCCATGAACAACATCGTCATCCGCAACTGGTTTCCGGCTCACGAGAGATCCCGGGCCAACGGCATCTGGTTGCTTGGGCTGTTTCTATCCATGGTGCTGGCGCCCTTTGTCGTTGTCCCCATCATCGAACACTGGGGATATCGCGTCATGTTCTACACGCTGGGCATTGCCGGCCTGCTGATTTCCATACCCGCCGTCATGGCTTTCATTCACGACACCCCTGAAGACCACCCCGGAATTTCCAAAAATGAACTGGCATATATCCAAGCGGGCATGGAAGATGAGGAACCGGCAACCACCACCGTCTGGGCCGGCTATCGGTCCTTTTTCGGCAAAAGCGCCTACTGGATGGCCATGCTGGCCGGAACGACCAACAACATGGTGGCCTTTGGTCTGCTGAGCTGGCTGCCGACTTTCTTCACCGAGGGCAAGGGGCTGCCCTTTTCGAGCCTCACATGGGCCAGCTCCATCCCATACTCCCTTTCGCTCGTCGGCATCATGCTCTGGTCCTATGTGGGGGACAAAACCAACAAGAGGGCCTACCTGGCCGGCATGGGATTCTTCGGTGCCGGCATTTGCGCCTACTTCGCCATTACGGCAAACAACATCTACCTCGCCGTAGCCATCTTTACGTTGACCATATTCATCCAGGTGACCTATGCCTGCAACGAATACGCCATCATCCAGCGCATCGTCCCCAGGCAGAACCTGGCAGCCGGCGTGGGATTTTACAACGGCATCTGCATGCTCCTGGGCGGCGCCATCGGACCGGTAATCGTCGGCCAGGTCCTGGCCGCAACGGGCAGCTACACCTCGGCGATATTGTCCATCTCATTTCTGTGCGTCCTGGGAGGCGTTTTTATGATAATACTGGGAAAAATGATCGACTATTAACGAAACAACTCCGGGTGAATCGCATGCCGAAAGTCGTATTGATCACAGGGGCATCTTCTGGGTTCGGCAGGTCCACGGCCGAACACCTGTCTGAAAACGGCCTGTGCGTGTGGGGGACGAGCCGCAAAGCCGGTGCTCCCGCTGCTGTCGCCGGCTACACCATGGTCGGCATGGACGTACGGGATGCCGTGTCCGTCAACAACGCCGTCGCAACCGTCGTCGAACGGGAGGGGCGTATCGATGTACTCGTCAACAACGCCGGAATCAGCCTGGTCAGCCCGCTCGAGGAAACCCCGCTCGAAACCGTTCACGCGGTCTTGGATGTCAATCTCTACGGCGTTCTCCGGGTATGCCAGGCGGCGGCACCGGTCATGCGGCAGAACGGCGGCGGGACTATCATTAACATCAGCTCTATCGGCGGTCTCATGGGCCTTCCGTTCAGGGGGGTCTATTCTGCCAGCAAGTTTGCCCTGGAGGGATTGACCGAGTCCCTCAGCATGGAATTGCAGGCGTTCGGCATTTCGGTGTGCATGATCGAACCCGGTGATTTCAAGACGAGCATCGATCAGAACAGGCTCGAGGTCGTCCTGGGGGAGGATTCGCCCTACGGCGGCATGAGCGCCGCGGTGGAGGAAATAGCGAATCTGCAGGTGAAAAAGGCCGCCGGTCCGGCATTGATGGGCCCGACCATCTACAAAATCATCCACAGCAGGAAACGCAGGCTGCGCTACAAAATCGGTTCACCCACCGAAAAGCTGTCCGTCCTGCTGAAAAAAGTGCTGCCCGGCCGCATGTTTGAAAAAATCATTCTCGGCTACTACAAATCCTGACGGCGAAGCATTCGGCGGCTTTATCTTTTCCCGTCAACCGCGTGGGCGAGTTCATCCGGCTGTGGAGAGAAGGCAGGGCCGTCACTCCCGGTTTTCCACCCTGGCCCTTTTCGACAGGATGGCGGCCGGGTCGATCTCACCGAGGCGGTTGTAAACATAATCGGGCCGATACGGGAAACGGTCCATCTCTTCCCTGGAGGTCACCCCGGACAGAACCAGGCAGGTTGTCATGCCGGATTCCAGTCCGCCGACGATGTCCGTATCCATTCTGTCGCCGATCATGAAACAGTTGGCCGAATGAACCCCCAATTTCTTCCTTGCCCAGAAATACATGGCCGGGTTCGGCTTTCCCAGAAAATACGGGAAGACACCGGTAGCCTTTTCGATGGGCGCCACCAGCGCACCGCACGCCGGTATGGGTCCCCGCCGGTTGGGACCGGTGACATCCTGATTGGTGGCGATGAACTTTGCGCCCTCCTGAATCAGCCAGGTCGCCTCGATAATTTTCTCATAATCATAGACATCCGTTTCAGCCAGGATGACATAATCCGGCCTGTCGGCGGTGACGTCGATGTTCCTTTTTTCCAGTTCTTCCAAAATCCCGGGGCCGCCGATGACGTAGGCCGAACACCCCTCCGGCCGCTGCATTTCGAGAAAGGTGGCGGTGGCCATTGCCGACGTGTAAAAACAGCCCTCGGGGACATCGATGCCCATGTCTGCAAGGCGCTCTTTCAGTGCCAGGGGCGTGTGAAACGAATTGTTGGTCAGAAAAATGAACTTGAAGTCCCCCTGCATCATTCTTCCGACAAACTCTCTGGCGCCGGGAATCAAGGCCGACCCCGTGTACACGACGCCGTCCATGTCCAAAATAAACGATTTCTGGTAGCTCTGATTTTCCAAAGGTGTCATGGTTCCTCTGTTCACCCCATCCTCGCAGCGTCGAGGTCCACCCGACGTTGCTAGGCTGGGGATTAGATAGTTTGTGATTTCGACGCTATTTAAAGTCGGAACCTTGAAAAGCCCTGCCGACGATTTCCCGGGCTTCTTTCTGAATC
The window above is part of the Deltaproteobacteria bacterium genome. Proteins encoded here:
- a CDS encoding FAD-dependent oxidoreductase codes for the protein MAGKKSPQKTYDVIIVGGGPAGLFAAYYLSEQSDLSVLLVEKGKGATRRVCPIKDDQSCVKCSPCNILCGIGGAGLFSDGKLNYIHKLGKTDLTQFMPQRQAEALIDETEAIFNRFGMDGPIYPTDMEAAKNIRKNAKRYGIDLLIIKQKHLGSDCLPGHIEGLAKHIRSKGVTVHTSEEVKDVIVKKGRVAGVVTSKGSYGAKNVILAPGRVGADWVGSLAARNGLGVEQRGIEVGVRVEVHNDIMQDLCEVIYDPTFFIQTTKYDDQTRTFCTNLGGFVSLENYASFVCVNGHAYLRNKSNNTNFAFLSKVVLTEPVTDNQAYGESIGSLATLIGGGKPILQRFGDLKRGRRSTWHRVNKGYIEPTLNNVVCGDIAMALPERILTNIIEGLDKLNCVVPGVSNDETLLYAPEIKFFATQVETSNNLETGIKGMYVAGDGPGVAGNIISASATGLIPAKAIIA
- a CDS encoding carboxypeptidase-like regulatory domain-containing protein, with product MAIELPAGQMGCGRFFNPLLAVFLLVFAGCSGGGGGGADVPNVSVDIHVSAHYLDRVYDDDQRYYRIEAVTNDTTRTVSVTREHDISEGFWTSDNTWAFDTVIEVPEGDGTFYFVLHKVANDQDEDFWASENFGQSGQQDYRIDLIPEFSEMHYHIEGVILKDNGSFQGVDVILIPGGRSCVTDSLGAYSFSDVPNGTYTVKPEKDGYTFTPSSREVTIKFASSLMENFDASQP
- a CDS encoding MFS transporter; this translates as MEKGSTLPVAGFPGLRWQMPAVLMLTVLVSYLDRMNITYAIAKIGAEYGWTTKEIGSYGGLLMSIFYVGYGLANILLSPLGARFGPRKSLMVIIVLFSFFTTLSAPVAMMFTAFIIVRIFLGFAEGIHFPMNNIVIRNWFPAHERSRANGIWLLGLFLSMVLAPFVVVPIIEHWGYRVMFYTLGIAGLLISIPAVMAFIHDTPEDHPGISKNELAYIQAGMEDEEPATTTVWAGYRSFFGKSAYWMAMLAGTTNNMVAFGLLSWLPTFFTEGKGLPFSSLTWASSIPYSLSLVGIMLWSYVGDKTNKRAYLAGMGFFGAGICAYFAITANNIYLAVAIFTLTIFIQVTYACNEYAIIQRIVPRQNLAAGVGFYNGICMLLGGAIGPVIVGQVLAATGSYTSAILSISFLCVLGGVFMIILGKMIDY
- a CDS encoding SDR family NAD(P)-dependent oxidoreductase, which codes for MPKVVLITGASSGFGRSTAEHLSENGLCVWGTSRKAGAPAAVAGYTMVGMDVRDAVSVNNAVATVVEREGRIDVLVNNAGISLVSPLEETPLETVHAVLDVNLYGVLRVCQAAAPVMRQNGGGTIINISSIGGLMGLPFRGVYSASKFALEGLTESLSMELQAFGISVCMIEPGDFKTSIDQNRLEVVLGEDSPYGGMSAAVEEIANLQVKKAAGPALMGPTIYKIIHSRKRRLRYKIGSPTEKLSVLLKKVLPGRMFEKIILGYYKS
- a CDS encoding HAD-IIA family hydrolase → MTPLENQSYQKSFILDMDGVVYTGSALIPGAREFVGRMMQGDFKFIFLTNNSFHTPLALKERLADMGIDVPEGCFYTSAMATATFLEMQRPEGCSAYVIGGPGILEELEKRNIDVTADRPDYVILAETDVYDYEKIIEATWLIQEGAKFIATNQDVTGPNRRGPIPACGALVAPIEKATGVFPYFLGKPNPAMYFWARKKLGVHSANCFMIGDRMDTDIVGGLESGMTTCLVLSGVTSREEMDRFPYRPDYVYNRLGEIDPAAILSKRARVENRE